A genomic segment from Bacillus cereus G9842 encodes:
- a CDS encoding M4 family metallopeptidase: MKNTKTLTKVALTTGLALTAVAPYGVGHAEETDQLQVQIQEESFRSGELTQPSQKAPENVVKDALKEKTEQALSQKQVNGEAGVDYKVLQKRGSYDGTTLVRMQQTYEGKEVYGHQLTAHVDNNGVIKSVSGDSAQNLKQEELKKPINLSKDEAKQFIYTKYGNDIKFITEPEVKEVIFVDENNGQAKNAYQVTFEAATPNYVSGTYLVNAQNGDMLKNMVQESNLKASDKLVGALKKSKQSSLTSLTGTGKDDLGISRSFGISKQSNGKYALADYTRGQGIETYDVNYRDITKEESYYPGTLATSTSATFNDPKAVSAHYLATKVFDFYKDKYKRNSFDNKGQKVVSVVHAWDSEETNDPKNWQNALSANNGSMLVYGDPIVKAYDVAGHEFTHAVTSSESNLEYYGESGAINEALSDIMGTSIEKYVNNGNFNWTMGEQTGSVFRDMENPASVPSSLGVPYPDDYSEFNDFNGWDQGGVHFNSSIINKVAYLIAKGGTHNGVTVKGIGEDKMFDIFYYANTDELNMTSNFKELKSACIRVATNKYGANTAEVQAVQKAFDAAKIK; encoded by the coding sequence ATGAAAAACACAAAGACATTAACTAAGGTAGCATTAACAACAGGATTAGCTTTAACAGCTGTGGCACCATATGGGGTAGGTCATGCAGAGGAAACAGATCAGTTACAAGTTCAAATTCAGGAGGAATCGTTCCGTTCGGGTGAACTTACACAACCGTCACAAAAGGCACCAGAAAATGTAGTAAAGGATGCACTTAAGGAGAAAACAGAGCAAGCTCTCTCCCAAAAACAAGTCAATGGAGAAGCAGGAGTAGATTATAAAGTCCTTCAAAAACGTGGTTCGTATGATGGAACTACACTTGTACGTATGCAGCAAACATACGAAGGAAAAGAAGTATATGGTCATCAATTAACTGCACACGTAGATAATAATGGTGTTATTAAAAGTGTTTCAGGTGATAGCGCGCAAAATCTAAAACAAGAAGAATTGAAAAAACCTATTAATCTGTCAAAAGATGAAGCAAAACAATTTATTTATACGAAGTACGGGAACGATATCAAGTTTATTACTGAGCCAGAAGTTAAAGAGGTTATTTTTGTTGATGAAAATAATGGACAAGCTAAAAATGCATACCAAGTTACCTTTGAAGCTGCAACACCAAACTATGTTTCTGGTACTTATTTAGTAAATGCACAAAATGGTGATATGTTAAAAAATATGGTACAAGAATCTAACTTAAAAGCTAGTGACAAACTAGTTGGAGCTTTAAAGAAAAGTAAACAAAGCAGTCTTACATCATTAACTGGAACAGGAAAAGATGATTTAGGTATTTCTCGTTCATTTGGTATCTCTAAACAAAGTAATGGCAAATATGCTCTTGCTGATTATACAAGAGGGCAAGGAATTGAAACATATGATGTGAATTACAGAGATATTACTAAAGAAGAAAGCTATTATCCTGGTACATTAGCGACTAGTACTTCGGCAACATTTAACGATCCAAAAGCAGTAAGTGCTCATTACTTAGCAACAAAAGTATTTGATTTTTATAAAGATAAATACAAACGTAATAGCTTTGATAATAAGGGACAAAAGGTAGTTTCAGTTGTACATGCTTGGGATTCTGAAGAGACGAATGATCCGAAAAATTGGCAGAATGCATTAAGTGCTAATAATGGAAGTATGCTTGTATATGGGGATCCTATTGTTAAAGCATATGACGTAGCTGGACATGAATTTACACATGCTGTTACTTCTAGTGAATCTAATCTTGAATATTACGGTGAATCCGGTGCGATTAATGAGGCGCTATCTGATATTATGGGAACATCTATTGAGAAATACGTAAATAATGGAAACTTTAATTGGACAATGGGAGAACAAACGGGATCTGTTTTCCGTGATATGGAAAACCCAGCTTCTGTTCCATCTTCACTCGGAGTACCTTATCCAGATGATTACAGTGAATTTAACGATTTTAATGGATGGGATCAAGGCGGTGTTCATTTTAATTCAAGTATTATTAATAAAGTTGCGTATCTCATTGCAAAAGGCGGAACTCATAACGGAGTAACTGTTAAAGGAATTGGTGAAGATAAAATGTTTGATATTTTCTATTATGCAAATACTGATGAGTTAAACATGACTTCTAATTTCAAAGAATTGAAATCAGCATGTATTCGAGTGGCAACTAATAAATATGGGGCGAATACAGCTGAAGTTCAAGCAGTTCAAAAGGCATTTGATGCAGCAAAAATTAAGTAA
- the pulA gene encoding type I pullulanase, whose amino-acid sequence MQIIKRLINKTVLLLTLIVMLSSVFSFQGVKAVSNSKTTEVIIHYKEKLGNTKDWNLWLWGENANGTSYEFTGEDEFGKYAKIKIDGDYNRVGFIVRTNEWEKDGGDRWIENIKGGRAEVWILSGDEKVYNSKPSSDLSIQKATIDSFHEITVTTNVPFHIREKKIEIEGIKIKNISPYDINSGDITNKVKIITEQKIDLKQTYKVKIENLADTNTEIGKVIRSEEFDNLFYYSGNDLGNTYTAQHTKFRLWAPTASEAKLVTYKNWNDKIGAEINMQQGEKGTWTAELKGNQKGLFYTYKVKIGDTWTEAVDPYVRAASVNGDKGAVVNLEETNPKKWKANKKPKFKNPEDAIIYELHVRDLSIQPESGIKQKGKYLGVTEKGTKGPEGVKTGLDHIKDLGVTHVQFLPIFDYASVNEETLNEPQYNWGYDPKNFNVPEGSYSTNPYEPTVRITELKQMVQTLHDNNLRVVMDVVYNHMYNAAESNFHKLVPGYYYRYNEDGTFANGTGVGNDTASERKMMRKFMIDSVTYWAKEYNLDGFRFDLMGIHDYETMNEIRKAVNQIDPSIILHGEGWDLNTPLAAELKANQKNAEKMKGIAHFNDNIRDGLKGSVFEEKENGFINGKENMEDRIKKGITAGIDYDTNSSTYQDPEQVLTYVEAHDNHTLWDKLELTNSGDSEEVRKQMHKLSSSILLTSQGVPFLHAGQEFMRTKYGDHNSYKSPDSINQMDWLRRATFNNEVDYMKGLIELRKKYSAFRMTSAEQIKTHVSFIDAPKNTVAYTIEGNKNEYFTVAHNANREAVDITLPSKGPWKVLVDGKQAGSKPLYVVHDNKIKVPALSSFVLKTEKPIK is encoded by the coding sequence GTGCAAATTATAAAAAGATTAATTAACAAAACAGTTTTATTACTTACTTTAATCGTTATGTTATCATCTGTTTTCTCCTTTCAGGGTGTGAAGGCAGTTTCAAATTCGAAAACAACTGAAGTTATCATTCATTACAAAGAGAAGCTTGGAAATACAAAAGACTGGAATCTTTGGTTATGGGGAGAAAATGCAAATGGTACATCTTATGAATTTACTGGTGAAGATGAATTTGGAAAATACGCTAAGATAAAAATAGACGGTGACTATAATCGTGTAGGATTTATAGTTCGAACAAATGAATGGGAAAAAGATGGTGGGGATCGTTGGATTGAAAATATAAAGGGCGGTCGTGCTGAAGTATGGATTCTTTCGGGCGATGAAAAAGTATATAACTCTAAGCCTTCTTCAGATCTCTCAATTCAAAAAGCAACTATTGATAGTTTCCATGAAATTACCGTAACGACTAATGTCCCGTTTCATATTAGGGAAAAGAAAATTGAAATTGAAGGCATTAAAATTAAAAATATTAGTCCTTATGATATAAATAGTGGAGATATTACTAATAAGGTCAAAATAATTACGGAACAGAAAATTGATTTAAAACAAACATACAAAGTTAAAATAGAAAACTTAGCTGATACGAATACTGAAATTGGTAAAGTCATTCGTAGCGAGGAATTTGATAATTTATTTTATTATAGTGGTAACGATTTAGGGAATACATATACCGCGCAACATACAAAGTTCCGTTTATGGGCTCCTACTGCAAGCGAAGCGAAGTTAGTTACATATAAAAACTGGAACGATAAAATAGGTGCTGAAATAAACATGCAACAAGGTGAAAAGGGAACTTGGACAGCAGAACTAAAGGGGAATCAAAAAGGGCTCTTTTATACGTATAAGGTCAAAATCGGTGATACATGGACTGAAGCGGTTGATCCATATGTGCGTGCTGCTTCTGTAAATGGAGATAAAGGTGCAGTCGTTAATTTAGAAGAAACAAATCCGAAAAAATGGAAAGCAAACAAAAAGCCAAAATTTAAAAATCCGGAAGATGCTATTATTTATGAGTTACATGTACGCGATCTTTCCATCCAACCTGAAAGTGGTATTAAACAGAAAGGGAAGTATTTAGGTGTAACAGAAAAAGGAACAAAAGGGCCAGAAGGTGTAAAAACAGGACTTGATCATATAAAGGATCTAGGTGTTACTCACGTTCAGTTTTTACCGATATTTGATTATGCTTCTGTAAATGAAGAGACTTTAAATGAACCGCAATATAACTGGGGATATGATCCTAAAAATTTCAACGTTCCAGAAGGCTCCTATTCTACAAATCCTTATGAGCCGACTGTGCGAATAACTGAATTGAAGCAAATGGTTCAAACACTACATGACAATAATCTTCGAGTAGTGATGGATGTAGTATATAACCATATGTATAACGCTGCTGAATCTAATTTCCATAAGTTAGTTCCAGGTTATTATTATCGTTACAATGAAGATGGAACATTTGCAAATGGAACTGGAGTAGGAAATGATACTGCTTCAGAAAGAAAAATGATGAGGAAATTTATGATAGATTCCGTCACATATTGGGCAAAAGAATACAATTTAGATGGATTCCGTTTTGATTTAATGGGTATTCATGATTATGAAACGATGAATGAAATACGTAAAGCTGTTAATCAAATTGACCCTTCTATTATACTACACGGAGAAGGATGGGATTTAAATACACCTCTTGCAGCTGAGCTGAAAGCAAATCAAAAAAATGCAGAGAAAATGAAAGGGATTGCTCATTTTAACGATAATATACGTGATGGGTTGAAAGGTAGTGTATTTGAGGAAAAGGAAAATGGTTTTATAAATGGAAAGGAAAACATGGAAGATCGTATTAAAAAAGGTATTACGGCAGGTATTGACTACGATACAAATTCGTCTACCTATCAAGATCCGGAACAGGTATTAACTTATGTGGAAGCACATGACAATCATACATTATGGGATAAACTTGAGTTAACTAATTCAGGTGACAGTGAAGAAGTGCGAAAACAAATGCACAAATTGTCTTCTTCAATTTTATTAACATCACAAGGAGTTCCATTTTTACATGCAGGGCAAGAGTTTATGCGGACGAAATACGGTGATCATAATAGTTACAAATCTCCAGATTCAATTAACCAGATGGATTGGCTGCGCCGTGCAACGTTTAATAATGAAGTAGATTATATGAAGGGTTTAATAGAATTACGCAAAAAGTACTCAGCTTTTCGAATGACATCTGCAGAGCAAATAAAAACACACGTATCATTTATTGATGCCCCGAAAAATACGGTAGCTTATACAATAGAGGGGAATAAAAATGAATACTTTACAGTGGCTCACAATGCAAATAGAGAAGCTGTTGATATAACACTTCCATCGAAAGGTCCTTGGAAAGTACTAGTAGACGGGAAGCAGGCGGGAAGTAAACCACTTTATGTTGTCCATGACAATAAAATTAAAGTTCCTGCATTAAGTTCATTTGTCTTAAAAACAGAGAAACCGATTAAATAA
- a CDS encoding SagB/ThcOx family dehydrogenase has translation MSEKIYYWSPIKHWEKLHNEVLIGEMRFTGILSEWFPDFYFMAQKGVKISELVERFSLGNVEETQKNIELMIKNRVLVSNILHPREVFSSQEKIFSNPYSNQIRFSKEKLDKYMSEQLNRTHVAARSTEIQLETTNELPTIIKERRSCRQFDTEKHISFSEFSQFLSTLKQVKEEKIYYHYASAGGLYPIDIFVYIKPKRIEGMKAGFYYYNPSKNSLVIVNNIDQVIKSDHELINQDLFTQSAFSVYLIYNANASIPKYGSDGYLFACIESGIITATLNMVAETLNLGVCSVGHMKFEDIQQFLCLDNHQVFLHGLEVGLKINE, from the coding sequence ATGAGCGAGAAAATTTATTACTGGTCTCCGATTAAGCATTGGGAGAAGTTGCATAATGAAGTTTTGATAGGGGAAATGAGATTTACAGGTATTCTGTCTGAGTGGTTTCCAGATTTTTATTTTATGGCTCAAAAAGGTGTGAAAATTAGTGAACTAGTAGAGCGCTTTTCGTTAGGAAATGTAGAAGAGACACAAAAAAACATAGAGCTCATGATAAAAAATCGTGTGTTAGTAAGTAATATATTACACCCAAGAGAAGTATTTTCTTCACAAGAAAAGATTTTTTCAAATCCATATAGCAACCAGATTCGCTTTTCTAAAGAAAAGTTAGATAAGTATATGAGTGAACAATTAAATCGCACGCACGTTGCTGCACGGTCGACCGAAATTCAACTTGAAACAACAAATGAGCTACCTACTATAATTAAGGAACGTAGATCTTGTCGTCAATTTGATACGGAAAAACATATTAGTTTTTCGGAATTTTCCCAATTCTTATCAACTCTAAAACAGGTTAAGGAAGAAAAAATATACTATCATTACGCAAGTGCAGGCGGGCTCTATCCCATTGATATCTTTGTTTATATAAAACCAAAACGTATAGAGGGTATGAAAGCTGGATTTTATTATTATAACCCATCAAAAAACAGTCTTGTGATTGTAAACAACATTGATCAAGTGATCAAAAGTGATCATGAGTTAATTAATCAGGATTTATTTACTCAATCTGCATTCTCAGTTTATTTGATTTATAATGCGAACGCTTCTATCCCGAAATACGGTTCAGATGGATATTTATTTGCTTGTATTGAGTCAGGCATTATCACTGCTACCTTAAATATGGTTGCTGAAACATTAAATTTAGGGGTTTGTTCAGTTGGTCATATGAAATTTGAAGATATTCAGCAATTTTTATGTTTGGATAATCATCAAGTGTTTCTCCATGGGCTTGAAGTTGGCTTAAAAATTAACGAGTAG
- a CDS encoding VOC family protein, which produces MIKGIYEAHLPVSNLQQSIEFYEKLGLKLAWSDESTAFFWIEDGKSWLGLWAGSEYETKYHPSLRHIAFRVSYEDLKESLHWLHSLQIKTVPFGSNESIEPFVRPHQGNASVYFIDPDGNSLELICHIVVPNALKHITNKLSFKDWETLLADTFE; this is translated from the coding sequence TTGATTAAAGGAATATACGAAGCACATTTACCAGTGAGTAATTTACAACAATCTATCGAATTTTATGAAAAACTAGGATTGAAGTTAGCCTGGAGCGATGAGTCAACAGCATTCTTTTGGATTGAGGATGGGAAAAGTTGGCTAGGATTATGGGCGGGCTCTGAATACGAAACAAAATATCATCCTTCTTTACGTCATATTGCATTTAGAGTTTCATATGAGGATTTAAAAGAATCATTACATTGGTTACACTCACTTCAAATTAAAACCGTTCCGTTTGGAAGTAATGAATCTATTGAACCCTTTGTCCGTCCACATCAAGGTAATGCATCTGTTTATTTTATTGATCCAGATGGTAATAGCTTAGAACTTATTTGTCATATTGTTGTACCTAATGCACTAAAACATATAACTAATAAATTATCATTTAAAGATTGGGAGACACTATTAGCTGACACATTTGAATGA
- a CDS encoding AraC family transcriptional regulator, giving the protein MKVVIKKLPPLEVAYIRRTGSYFEPQNHWGKLLNWSIENNLYPPEQSFIGISLDNPELVASHKCRHDACVTIPENFDKEKYHDVQFKRLDGGTYGLYQFYGEPHKLSEAYQYMYAEWLPNSEYDADYDRDNLEFCLNNVPEDLEGKLKVDLFVALK; this is encoded by the coding sequence ATGAAAGTTGTTATAAAAAAATTACCACCATTAGAAGTAGCGTATATAAGACGAACTGGTAGCTACTTTGAACCGCAAAATCACTGGGGAAAGTTACTGAACTGGTCAATTGAAAATAACCTTTATCCACCAGAGCAATCATTTATCGGAATATCATTAGATAATCCTGAACTCGTTGCAAGTCATAAGTGCCGGCATGATGCATGTGTTACGATTCCTGAAAACTTCGATAAAGAAAAGTATCATGATGTGCAATTTAAAAGATTAGATGGAGGTACATATGGTCTATACCAGTTCTATGGTGAACCTCATAAATTAAGTGAAGCGTATCAATACATGTATGCAGAGTGGCTACCAAATAGTGAGTATGATGCAGATTATGATAGAGATAATTTAGAGTTTTGCTTAAATAATGTTCCTGAGGATTTAGAAGGAAAGTTAAAGGTTGATTTATTTGTGGCTTTAAAATGA
- a CDS encoding DinB family protein, with amino-acid sequence MDTFVNNKFYETRYQLVEEINLLSDAQFNRKPDKDKWSIAQVCHHLVLLDERVITVISSGLKKLDSTQNERKEIHTILLDRTKKFIAPEMIEPSIEPFEVEQMLNMLNESRKELMRFLSTIEDESKLVKKSVMHPALGELFLDQWIELIYLHEQRHIEQIKEIKLLCEIEK; translated from the coding sequence ATGGATACATTTGTAAATAACAAGTTTTATGAAACGAGATATCAATTAGTTGAGGAAATTAATTTGTTGAGTGATGCTCAATTTAATAGGAAACCAGATAAGGATAAATGGAGTATTGCACAAGTTTGTCATCATTTAGTTTTATTAGATGAAAGAGTGATAACAGTTATTTCCTCAGGGTTAAAAAAGTTAGATAGTACCCAAAATGAGCGTAAAGAAATTCACACTATTTTATTAGATAGAACGAAAAAGTTTATAGCTCCAGAAATGATTGAACCAAGTATAGAACCATTTGAAGTGGAGCAAATGCTCAATATGCTAAACGAATCAAGAAAAGAATTGATGCGTTTTCTGAGTACAATAGAAGATGAATCTAAATTAGTAAAAAAATCAGTGATGCATCCAGCTCTTGGAGAATTATTTCTTGATCAGTGGATAGAATTAATCTATTTGCATGAACAGCGTCATATAGAACAAATCAAAGAGATAAAATTGCTTTGTGAAATTGAAAAGTAA
- a CDS encoding bifunctional metallophosphatase/5'-nucleotidase — protein sequence MQKMKWKNYVCYFVILLLLGTAVIVKPPISKAEESEVNITLLGTADIHGRFMPWDYALDGANMSGSLTQLYTVIKKVRQENQNTILVDAGDTIQGNSVELFNDKPQSPMMVAMNTMGYDAWAFGNHEFNFGLDTLKKVSEQYKGKTLAGNIYKENGERFLPAYTIVEKGGIKVGIIGMNTPMISDFEKGTDHLNGLVVKNPVEETKKAIKELEGKVDVMVGVMHMGLENENGIPGTGVQDIANACPELSAIFAAHMHKLVKKEVVNGVIITEPDKYGTHISRIDLTFTKQDGKLVLKDKTATAIPVKNADGTTIISDPTLEETLTPFHEYARRDANVVVAQLKGRNLVPENEIKGIPSVQIQETPLSDFFHEVMLYYSKADVVAHQIDNDYARLDTGPIKKKDIAYNYQYALGEITVYKISGKDLKDYMEWAAGYFNSSRAGDVTVSFDKTRRASKYSTNDFFGGVKYEIDLTKPYGSRITNLRSIRTNKPIKMSDVMTLGMNAYRMEALQAKGGALEGRKFEQIWSSKQENAFGETGGTIRNLAITYLKEVKNGVYTPKVMRNWKITGVDLHSSEHKAVVDLVNKGILEIPKTEDGKYTNIASINTKDSITKEEIVALSQKANINPNQFKHIKTKGEFYKKLSRITKKI from the coding sequence ATGCAAAAAATGAAATGGAAGAACTATGTATGTTACTTTGTAATTCTATTACTGCTCGGAACAGCAGTAATAGTCAAACCACCTATCTCTAAGGCTGAGGAATCTGAAGTTAATATTACATTGTTAGGTACTGCAGATATTCATGGCAGATTTATGCCTTGGGATTATGCGCTTGATGGAGCAAATATGAGTGGAAGTTTGACGCAGCTTTATACGGTTATAAAGAAGGTCCGTCAAGAAAATCAAAATACCATATTAGTAGATGCCGGGGATACAATTCAAGGAAACTCAGTAGAATTATTCAACGATAAGCCACAATCGCCAATGATGGTAGCGATGAATACAATGGGATATGACGCCTGGGCATTTGGAAATCATGAATTCAACTTTGGATTAGATACATTGAAAAAAGTTAGTGAGCAATATAAGGGAAAAACGTTAGCAGGAAATATTTATAAGGAAAATGGAGAGCGCTTTCTTCCTGCATATACAATTGTAGAAAAAGGTGGAATTAAAGTTGGGATTATTGGTATGAATACACCAATGATTAGTGATTTTGAAAAAGGGACAGATCACTTAAATGGTTTAGTGGTGAAAAATCCGGTAGAAGAGACGAAAAAGGCAATTAAGGAATTAGAAGGTAAAGTAGATGTAATGGTAGGAGTTATGCATATGGGATTAGAAAATGAGAATGGTATCCCTGGTACTGGTGTTCAAGATATTGCAAATGCTTGTCCGGAACTAAGCGCTATTTTTGCGGCTCACATGCATAAACTTGTAAAAAAAGAAGTTGTAAATGGCGTAATTATTACAGAGCCAGATAAATATGGAACACATATTTCACGTATTGACCTTACTTTTACAAAGCAAGATGGGAAGTTGGTTTTAAAAGATAAAACTGCTACCGCTATACCTGTAAAAAATGCTGATGGAACAACGATAATATCTGATCCTACACTTGAAGAAACACTAACACCTTTTCACGAATATGCGAGAAGAGATGCAAATGTTGTAGTCGCTCAATTAAAGGGTAGAAATCTTGTTCCTGAAAATGAAATAAAGGGTATCCCAAGTGTTCAGATTCAAGAAACACCTTTATCAGATTTCTTTCATGAAGTCATGCTCTACTACAGTAAAGCAGATGTAGTAGCCCATCAAATTGATAATGATTATGCCCGTTTGGATACAGGTCCTATTAAGAAAAAAGATATTGCGTATAATTACCAATATGCCTTGGGAGAAATTACAGTATATAAGATTTCTGGAAAAGATTTAAAAGACTATATGGAATGGGCAGCAGGATATTTTAACTCATCTCGTGCCGGAGATGTAACCGTTAGCTTTGATAAAACCCGCCGTGCATCTAAATACAGTACGAACGATTTCTTTGGAGGCGTAAAATACGAAATTGACTTAACAAAACCATACGGAAGTAGAATTACAAATTTACGCTCTATTCGTACAAACAAACCAATCAAAATGAGCGATGTTATGACGCTGGGAATGAATGCATATAGAATGGAGGCTCTTCAGGCAAAAGGAGGAGCTTTAGAGGGGCGTAAGTTTGAACAAATTTGGTCATCTAAACAAGAGAATGCATTTGGAGAAACAGGTGGAACCATTCGTAACCTTGCTATTACATATTTAAAAGAGGTAAAGAACGGTGTATACACACCAAAAGTTATGCGTAATTGGAAAATTACTGGTGTAGATTTACATTCTTCAGAGCATAAGGCTGTAGTTGATCTTGTGAATAAAGGGATTTTAGAAATTCCAAAAACAGAAGACGGAAAATACACAAATATAGCATCTATAAATACGAAAGATTCAATTACAAAAGAAGAGATTGTAGCACTCTCACAAAAAGCAAATATTAATCCAAATCAGTTTAAGCATATAAAAACGAAAGGTGAATTTTACAAAAAACTTAGTAGGATTACTAAAAAAATATAA